GCGTACAGCAGGATGCCGGCGCCCGAGGCGAGGGTCAGGAGGGCCATGCCCACACGGACCCAGGACCGTGAGACGCCCAGGTGCACCGCGAGCCCGGCGCAGACTCCGGCGATGACGCCGTCGGATCTGCGCAGCAGCGGTGGTCTCATAGCAACATCACAACATACGGGAGCCTCCTCGGGGCTGCTCCCGGAGAGGAATCAGGGCGTTCTCAGGGTTCAATCAGGGTCGGCCCCGATACCGCGGCCCCGTTTCCCACGGAAGCATGGAGGCATGACCTCAGCACCGAACCCAGGCGGGCCGTCCTGGCAGCAAGAACCGGCCGCACCGCATCCAGCGGGACCTCCCACCTCGTCGGCGTTCTACCGCTGGATCCGCGGGCTGGACGTCACGCGGGCACCCGACCGCTGGCTGGGCGGAGTGGCCGGCGGCGTGGCCCGCCGCACGGGCCTGGACCTGGCCCTCGTCCGGGGACTGATCGTGGTCCTGGCCGTCTTCGGCGGCATCGGCGTGCTGCTGTACGGACTCGCGTGGGCTCTACTCCCCGAGCCCGACGGACGCATCCACCTCGAGCAGGCCGGCCGGGGCTCCTGGACCTCCGGGCTGACCGGCGCCGCGGTCCTGGTGACCATCGGGCTGTGGGGCCCCAACGTCCCCTTCCGCGGGGACGGCGGGGGGTTGATCTGGACGCTGTTCTGGATCGCCGCCGTCATCCTCTTCGTGTACTGGATCGTCAACCGGTCCAGCGGCGGTGGAGTCCGTCCGGGAATGCCGGGTCATGGACCCAACGGCTACGGTGGCGGTCCCGGTGGTGGTCCGGTTCCCCCTTCCGGGCCTGCACCGTTCGGGCCGGCCGCACCGCCGGCCTCCGGCGGACCCGGCCCTGCCGGTCCCACCGGCCCCTTCGGGCCTACGGGTTCAGCCGGTCCCTCAGCCGGTCCCTTCGGACCTACGGGCTCAGCCGGTCCCACCGGACCTACCGGACCTATGGGCTCCGCCGGTACCGGCGGTTCCGACAGCTCTGACAGCTCTGACAGCTCTGACAGCTCGTATGGTCCTACCGGTTCGGCCGAGTCCGAGGATCCCGACGACTCGGGAGATCCCGTCCGGACGTTCGGGAGCGCGACCTACGCGGCCGGGTCCTCGTCCGCCGGATCCTCGTCAGGAGGGTCCTCCTCCGACGGGACCGACGTCGGACAGGACAGCGACGGACAGGACGACGACCGCAACGCCGTCCAGGACCCGGATGCGTACCGGACGGTACCGCTGCCGTACCGGCCCGACGCCTCCACGCAGACCCGTGCCTACCCGCAGCCGTACGAGCCCTACCAGCCCTACCAGGGCTGGTCCGAGGTCTCGGCCTATCCGGGAGCAGGGACCCTCGACGCCGGCGCTCCGGGCCGGAAGGCTCGGGCGGTCGACAACCGACCGCCCCGCCCCTCCGGGTCCGCCACGGCACTCCTCATCGGCGCGGCGGTGACCGTCGCCGCCATCGTCCTCGCCTTCGACTACATGAATGTCCTCGATGTCTCGAACGCGGCCGTCGTGGCACTCTCCACGGCAGCGATCGTCCTCGCCCTGGGCGTCGTCGCACTGGGCCTCCGGGGCCGCACCTCGGGGCTCGTCGGCCTGACGGCGGCCCTCGCGACGATCGGGGCTCTCATCGCCTCGTTCACCCTGGTCGGCGGAACGTGGATCGTGGCACAGGAGTCGAGAACCGTGCCGGCATCGCTGCAGGCAGCCTCGGACGGGTACAGCGTCCTGGCCGCGCAGACCACGATCGACCTCGCCGACCTGCCCAGGCCGGCGCGGGACGTCGTGGTACCGGTGAACTCGCTGGCCAGCGACGTCACGGTGGTGGTCCCCGAGGACGTACCGGTCGAGGTACGCACCCGGATGGCGCTGGGTAGCGCCGACGCCCAGGGGACGGCGTCGGACTCCGACACGCCGTCACCGCGGTTCGACGGCGACGGCGGCGTCCTGCAACTGAGCAAGGGCGAGCTGAACCCCGATGCGACCGGGGCCACGCTCATCCTCGACGTGCGGGGCGCCCTGAGCGACGTCACCGTCGTGACGTCGCCGGGCATCGACACCTCCCCCGACAGCACCCCCACCCCGAGCCCCGGCACCCCCGCAGGAGACACCCCATGAGCACCTCACTGAACCGACCGAAGCGCCGCGCGCGCGTCGTCACCATCGTCTGGGGAGCCCTTCTCCTCGCGGTCGCCGTCCTGCTCCTCGTCAGCCAGTTCATCGCGTTGACCATCGACCCGGTGATCGTGGCCCTCGGCCTGCTCGTCGGTGTCGGGCTCACGCTGGTGGCGGGTGGCATCCTGTCACTACGGACACGGCCGACGTCGGAGGACGACGACGGCCCCTCGACCTACTGACCACAGCGCACCTCCCCCATACGACCCCATACGACCCGAAAGGCACACCATGCAGTCCTTCTACCAGATCCTCCGCTCATCCCCCGTCAAACGGGCGCCGGGTGGCATCTTCGGCGGTATCGCCTCCGGTATCGCCCGGCAGTACGGCTGGCGCGTGAGCTACGTGCGCATCGGGATGCTGCTCAGCTTCCTCCTGCCGTTCATCGGACTCCCCCTCTACCTCGTCCTGTGGCTGCTGCTCCCCGCGACCGACGGCACCATCGTCCTGGAGAAGCTCCTCCGCCGCTAGGGCCCCTGCACCACCCACGGAAGGGACATCCGCGCATGCCGCGGATGTCCCTTCCGCCGTGTGACCTGCGAGGATGGACAGCGTGCCGAAGACCACCCCCGCCCACGCCTTCCCGCGCCTGCTCATCGCGTCCTGCGCCTTCCTCTTCATCTCCGGCTACTTCGTGGTGCGGTTCCCCGACGTCGAGGGTGCCGAATACGCCTCGTACGGCTTCAACCTGCTGATCGCGTTGCCCGCGTTCATCGCCCTCGTCCGGCAGTTCGGTGCAGCGCGAGGGGCCGCGGCGCTCGCAGCCATCGCCGTCTTCGGCTACCTGATCGAGGGCTTCGGGGTGGCGACCGGATACCCCTACGGCGAGTTCTACTACGGCGATCCGCTCGGCCCCACGATCCTCGGCCTGGTGCCGTACCTGCTGCCGCTCTCGTACGTCCCGCTGGTCATCGGCGCGGTCGCCGTGGTGTCCGGGACCGGGACCGTCCTGCGGAGGATCGTCCTCGGCGGGCTGCTGCTGGTGGTGGTCGACGGCGTCCTGGATCCGGGAGCTGCAGCGCTCGGCTTCTGGATCTGGCCCGACGGCGGCCCCTACTACGGGGTGCCCCTCTCCAACTACGTCGGGTGGCTCATCTCCGGACTCATCGCGTCGGCCCTCCTGACCTGGATCGGGGGGCGACGGCTCACAGCGGCGCCACTGCGACCGGGGCTCGTCGACAGCCTGCTCGTCTCGATGTTCCTGTGGCTGGGGGTGTGCGTCTTCTCGGGGCTCCTGTTCCCCGCCGTCCTCGCGGCCGCACTGATCGTCCTGCTGGTCCGCCGTCGCCTGCAGCTCGCCGAGACAGCCCACGCGCCACGGGAGAGCGACGAACCGGTGGAGGCCGCGCCGCGCTCCTGACGCGGCATGCCGCCCTACCTCTCGGGGTCGAGGCGTGCCAGGAGTTTCTGCGTGGACATCATGGCCCCGCCGAGCACCGCCGGCAGCCCTCCCCCGGGATGCACCGAGGCCCCCACGCGCCACAGCCACGGCCGCACCGGATCCGAGTAGGGCGGCACGTGGAACGGTCCGCTCATCCAGGCGGGACGGACGGCCCCGTAGAGGGCGCCGCCGGCCGAACCCTGCTCACCGAAGTAGCCGGGATCGAGGATCTCGTGCTCGCCGAAGTACTCCTCGATGGGCTCGGGCAGCCCCAGGACGCGCGTCGTCCTGTCGAGCTCACGCCGCACGAACGGGTCCTCGAGCGAGTACGTCTTCCCGTTCGCGGGTGCCGTGAGGAGCAGTGCGAGGGTCGCCGAAGCGTTCGGGTACACCCCGTGCGCCGGGTAGTAGTTGGCGAACGCCATGGTCTGGCGGGGCTCGTCGCCGGCCTCGAGGCTGGCGTACAGGGCCGCCGGGTCGTCCGGCATGATCACGCCGTGGCGGCTCGTCCCCTCGGGCAGCGGCCGGGCGAGGACGGCGTAGATGCCGACGGCGGAGCAGGTGAGCTTCCGGGGGATCCTGGGCGCGCGGCCCGCGAGGAGCCCGCCGAGGCGGTGCGCATCGAGGGCGCTGACGACGGCGTCGGCAGGGTAGGTGCCCGTCGCGGTGACGACCCGGCGTCGCCCGATGCGCTGTGCGGGCTCGCCCGTGCGGATCTCGACGCCGGCGTCGACCGCGAGCCGTTCGAGGGCCAGCACCAGCTCGTAGATGCCGCCCTCCGGGATCCACACGCCATCCTGCGCCATGATGGCGGGCATGCTCGCGTACAGGGCCGGCGTACGGGTGGGGCTCACACCGGCGTTGAGGGTGTGGATCGCGATGACCTCCCGCAGGCCGTCGGGCAGCCACGGCAGGCTGTCGAGGTAGCTGCGTGTGGTGAGCCTGCGCCCGTACAGCCGTCCCAGCCGGGTCAGCGCGGGGTAGGCCGCGGTGTCGAGCGGTCCCGTGGTGAGCAGGCGTGCCACGTCCCCGCCGAGGATGCCGTGTTCGGCCGCGAAGCGCACCCAGGCCTCGTGCCAGGGGTGCCCCTCGGGCACGGGCAGCGGGCACTGCTCGCCGCGGTAGTAGTACGTGCCCACCTCCTCGAGGCGTGCGAGCCGCAGGTCCGCGATATCGGCCGAGCCCGCCGCGCCGGACAACCCCGTCGCTCCGGACGGCGGAACGATGGACGGAGCGACGGCGGACGGTGCGGTATCCGGGGGTGCTGTTTCGGACGGCGCGACGGCGTCGAGCAGTGCCAGGAGCTCCTGCCACACGGCAGGGAAGGTGAGGAGCGACGGCCCGGTGTCCATGCGCTGCCCCGCGACCTCGATGCGGCGGCTCTTGCCACCCACATGACCGGAGGCCTCGAGCAGCGTCACGCTGTGGCCCGCGCGCCCGAGCAGTGCGGCCGCGGTGAGGCCACCGATCCCGCCGCCGACGACGACGACCCGGCTCATCGGTACAGCCCCAGCGTCAGCGCGACGACGAGCTGGACGCCCGCGACGGTCCCCGCGACGTACGGGAACGCGATCGAGTAGCGGTACAGCCGGTGCCCCGTCGCGGGGCGCGGGTCCCTGTACAGCCCCCACAGGAGCCATCCGGCGATCAGGGCGTTCAC
This genomic interval from Arthrobacter agilis contains the following:
- a CDS encoding PspC domain-containing protein — protein: MTSAPNPGGPSWQQEPAAPHPAGPPTSSAFYRWIRGLDVTRAPDRWLGGVAGGVARRTGLDLALVRGLIVVLAVFGGIGVLLYGLAWALLPEPDGRIHLEQAGRGSWTSGLTGAAVLVTIGLWGPNVPFRGDGGGLIWTLFWIAAVILFVYWIVNRSSGGGVRPGMPGHGPNGYGGGPGGGPVPPSGPAPFGPAAPPASGGPGPAGPTGPFGPTGSAGPSAGPFGPTGSAGPTGPTGPMGSAGTGGSDSSDSSDSSDSSYGPTGSAESEDPDDSGDPVRTFGSATYAAGSSSAGSSSGGSSSDGTDVGQDSDGQDDDRNAVQDPDAYRTVPLPYRPDASTQTRAYPQPYEPYQPYQGWSEVSAYPGAGTLDAGAPGRKARAVDNRPPRPSGSATALLIGAAVTVAAIVLAFDYMNVLDVSNAAVVALSTAAIVLALGVVALGLRGRTSGLVGLTAALATIGALIASFTLVGGTWIVAQESRTVPASLQAASDGYSVLAAQTTIDLADLPRPARDVVVPVNSLASDVTVVVPEDVPVEVRTRMALGSADAQGTASDSDTPSPRFDGDGGVLQLSKGELNPDATGATLILDVRGALSDVTVVTSPGIDTSPDSTPTPSPGTPAGDTP
- a CDS encoding PspC domain-containing protein → MQSFYQILRSSPVKRAPGGIFGGIASGIARQYGWRVSYVRIGMLLSFLLPFIGLPLYLVLWLLLPATDGTIVLEKLLRR
- a CDS encoding carotenoid biosynthesis protein; translation: MPKTTPAHAFPRLLIASCAFLFISGYFVVRFPDVEGAEYASYGFNLLIALPAFIALVRQFGAARGAAALAAIAVFGYLIEGFGVATGYPYGEFYYGDPLGPTILGLVPYLLPLSYVPLVIGAVAVVSGTGTVLRRIVLGGLLLVVVDGVLDPGAAALGFWIWPDGGPYYGVPLSNYVGWLISGLIASALLTWIGGRRLTAAPLRPGLVDSLLVSMFLWLGVCVFSGLLFPAVLAAALIVLLVRRRLQLAETAHAPRESDEPVEAAPRS
- a CDS encoding phytoene desaturase family protein, which gives rise to MSRVVVVGGGIGGLTAAALLGRAGHSVTLLEASGHVGGKSRRIEVAGQRMDTGPSLLTFPAVWQELLALLDAVAPSETAPPDTAPSAVAPSIVPPSGATGLSGAAGSADIADLRLARLEEVGTYYYRGEQCPLPVPEGHPWHEAWVRFAAEHGILGGDVARLLTTGPLDTAAYPALTRLGRLYGRRLTTRSYLDSLPWLPDGLREVIAIHTLNAGVSPTRTPALYASMPAIMAQDGVWIPEGGIYELVLALERLAVDAGVEIRTGEPAQRIGRRRVVTATGTYPADAVVSALDAHRLGGLLAGRAPRIPRKLTCSAVGIYAVLARPLPEGTSRHGVIMPDDPAALYASLEAGDEPRQTMAFANYYPAHGVYPNASATLALLLTAPANGKTYSLEDPFVRRELDRTTRVLGLPEPIEEYFGEHEILDPGYFGEQGSAGGALYGAVRPAWMSGPFHVPPYSDPVRPWLWRVGASVHPGGGLPAVLGGAMMSTQKLLARLDPER